A segment of the Nitrospina gracilis 3/211 genome:
CATCAGGATGACGTCGTATTCGTTTTTGGGAAGCTCGGCGGATTCCAGGTCGACCACTTCCGTCTGGATGGACACGTTGTGCTCTTTCGCCAGATGGCGGGCCTTTTCCAGTCCGACCGGGGAGATGTCCCAACCCTCGACATCGAATCCCCGGGTGGCGAGGAACACGCCGTTCCGGCCCTCGCCCATGGCGATGTCCAGTGCCTTGCCCTTCGGCAGGAGGCCCACGTTGTTTTTGAGGAAGGGAACCGGTTGCTTGCCGAACAGGAAGGCATCGACTTCGTATTTCTTGTTCCAGCGTTCCTGGTCCTGGGGTTTGGCCCAGATGGGCCCGGTGGCGAAGAGGGCTCCAATCAGAATGGCCGCGATCAGGAGCCGGAAAGCCGGATGGCGCTGGGTGGACGGGGTCATGCGCACCTCCCTAGGTGGTTGATGGAGACGATTCTACTTCAAGGCCTGAGGGGGTTCAAGGCCATTTCCCCGTTTACTTTGAGGGGGCGGGAATTGTACACTCTAGGCGATTTTTGAATCGAACCGGACCCACGAGACCTGCAACGCCCATCCGGAGGAACCCGATGCAAGGCCGTAACTGGATTTCTGTTTTCACCGTCACCCTGCTGGCGGGCCTGCTCCTGACTGGAAGCGTGGCCGCCGCGGACAAACCTCCGCGCGAACCCGTCGCCAAGTCTGCTGACCAGCGTTTTTGGGACATGGGCGACGGCACGGTGCTTGACACCGAAACCCGCCTCATGTGGATGAAGCGCGATTTCTGGCAGACCCAGCGAGGGTGGGTGAACTGGTACACGGCCATGGAGTTTGTTCAGCGTATGAACAACAAGAACTTCGCCGGGTACGAGGACTGGCGCATGCCCACCCCGGAAGAGGCAAAAACGCTTTACAACCGCAGAAAACGCAACACCGACAAGGACGGTGACAAGATATTCATCGATCCTATTTTCCCCAACGGCGCGGGTTGGGGCACGTGGACCAGCCAGGAACGCGGCGGCAAGGCCATCGTGGTGTCTTACAAGGACCGGGGAGGCGAAGATTACCAGGACAAGATCAACGGACCCGATGCTTTCCTCCGTCCAGTGCGCGGCCCGCTCCCCTGATTCGACTCCAGCCTGAATTTCGCCCTTCTTTCTTCTGGTTTCCTCGCAGACGGGGAACCCATTTTCCTTACATAATTAAGCGACTGATCTAAAAGACCCTTTCTCTTTCCCACTTTCGGGCTGATTTCTCGCCTTGTATTCCGTTTCGCCGCTTCGGTAAACTAGGAATAACACTGA
Coding sequences within it:
- a CDS encoding class I SAM-dependent methyltransferase, yielding MTPSTQRHPAFRLLIAAILIGALFATGPIWAKPQDQERWNKKYEVDAFLFGKQPVPFLKNNVGLLPKGKALDIAMGEGRNGVFLATRGFDVEGWDISPVGLEKARHLAKEHNVSIQTEVVDLESAELPKNEYDVILMMYYMQRNLFPQIKEALKPGGMAVIETYNVDYLKYQDFRPQWALQTNELLEAFKDFKIIRYQAYDDGKEAYSSIIAQKPME
- a CDS encoding Lcl C-terminal domain-containing protein, yielding MQGRNWISVFTVTLLAGLLLTGSVAAADKPPREPVAKSADQRFWDMGDGTVLDTETRLMWMKRDFWQTQRGWVNWYTAMEFVQRMNNKNFAGYEDWRMPTPEEAKTLYNRRKRNTDKDGDKIFIDPIFPNGAGWGTWTSQERGGKAIVVSYKDRGGEDYQDKINGPDAFLRPVRGPLP